One window of the Montipora foliosa isolate CH-2021 chromosome 4, ASM3666993v2, whole genome shotgun sequence genome contains the following:
- the LOC138000205 gene encoding carbohydrate sulfotransferase 14-like, translating to MRCSKVRACVALVIFSAFVVAQFFLLRLRKNRESTGWSLWPEENPLESWISGIKGKDEKIVFSRPYRIQSLKQGCGRSEKSWDSLSVAEQRILAKHVIVNDEHRFLFCSVPKVACSNWKRVFMVLEGAATDSNTIRKVNHLAFTYLADLPPLAIKQRLKEYYKFMFVREPLERLASAYKDKFVLNNTSFHKSYGRKIIKKIRKNAGINPKGNDVTLTEFLQYITESRFEDMNEHWMPYHVLCQPCAVSYDFVGSFENLEADATHVLKDLKINEQVSFPKQQKYYKAGGSGFVGDKPKYTDVPAKVLENVLHKYATDYKMFSYPKPSV from the exons ATGAGGTGTTCTAAAGTCAGAGCTTGTGTAGCTCTGGTGATATTTAGTGCTTTTGTTGTAGCGCAGTTCTTTCTTTTGCGTTTAAGAAAAAACCGAGAATCTACTGGATGGTCGCTGTGGCCTGAAGAAAATCCACTGGAATCATGGATTTCTG GCATCAAAGGAAAAGATGAAAAGATTGTG TTTTCAAGGCCATACAGGATTCAGTCATTGAAACAAGGTTGTGGACGCTCAGAGAAATCTTGGGATTCTCTTTCTGTTGCAGAGCAACGAATTCTGGCCAAACATGTTATAGTTAATGATGAACACAGATTCCTTTTTTGCTCTGTGCCTAAAGTTGCATGTTCTAATTGGAAGAGAGTCTTTATGGTCCTTGAAGGTGCAGCAACTGACAGCAATACTATAAGAAAAGTAAACCACTTGGCTTTTACATATCTGGCAGACTTGCCTCCTCTGGCTATCAAGCAACGACTCAAGGAATACTATAAATTCATGTTTGTGCGGGAACCTCTGGAAAGGCTTGCATCAGCTTATAAGGACAAGTTTGTGCTTAACAACACTTCTTTCCATAAAAGCTATGGAAGAAAGATAATCAAGAAAATACGAAAAAATGCTGGGATCAATCCTAAAGGAAATGATGTGACTCTGACAGAGTTTCTTCAGTACATTACAGAAAGTCGCTTTGAAGACATGAACGAACATTGGATGCCATATCATGTATTATGCCAACCTTGTGCTGTTTCGTATGACTTTGTTGGGTCTTTCGAAAATCTGGAAGCTGATGCTACTCACGTACTTAAAGACCTTAAAATTAATGAACAAGTTTCTTTTCCCAAACAACAGAAGTATTATAAAGCCGGAGGAAGTGGATTTGTAGGTGACAAACCAAAGTATACAGATGTTCCTGCAAAAGTGTTGGAAAACGTATTACATAAATATGCTACTGATTACAAAATGTTCTCATATCCTAAACCTAGTGTTTGA